The Bradyrhizobium sp. CCBAU 53340 nucleotide sequence TCACGCTCGCGCGTGGGTACGAGGCAGTGTCCTCACATTAGCGAGCATGACCAATGCGAGTCGCGCCAAGCCGGCCGCGGGGCTTTGCTGGCATCCAGCAGAAGGAAGTATTGCCCGGATGAACTACCAACAATAGTGATTGATCAAGAGATGGTTTCTTGGCAATGAACGGTGGGTAACTGCTGCGGATCACGCGCTGATCGCAAGGCAGATGGGAGGAGGTCGGCAATTAAGATCAACCACAATCGACTATCGTCAACGGGCTAGTCGAGGCGGCAAGGCGGGTCGCAGAACGATCACATGGAGGTTGTGGCGTGTTGAGGCTGAACGCTGCCATGCGCTCGTTGATGAAGACAGGAGCTTCGGCAAGTTGGCAGATGGCACGACTCGTGGCGCGCTCACCAGCCCGCATTGCATGGTGGCGTCCTGCCGAGCGACATCGGGGTCCAAAAGTCGATCTGTTTGTTCCCAGCATTATCGCCGTGCCAATACTACTGAAGGTCGGCTGCGGTTGGCTCTGGTCCGCGTCTTGTGCGTGTTCGGCTTCAATTCCGGAGTAGTCGCAACCACGTGTTGTGCATATTGAGAAAGGGCTTGGTGGTTTCGGTGAACTCTCGGCGGTTGGGAAGAGCTTGTTCAACCCGAAGAGCGATATCTCCGAAACAGATCAAGGAACGTCCGGTCACGCGGCTGGGATCACTTCACAAGCGCGACAACTTTGCAGGAGAGCGCCTATGCCGTCGCGCCCGATGTCCTTCCTTTCTAGATCCCGAAAAGCCGGCCACGACTTAGCCACGGTAGCTGTGATTGGGCGCCGGTTCATTGATCTGGCAACCGACGAAATCGTCGTCGAGCCGTCCTCATCAGTGTGCGAAGGAGCGATGGCTGCGGTCAACGCCGAAGCGAACCGCTATGTCGATCTCATTGGGCTTACGCCCCTTCGCAGGGCCGTCGCCGAAAAGCTCTCGGTCGAAACGCGCGTTGGTTGGAGTGCGGAAGAGATCGTAATCACTACGGGCGCGCAGCAAGCGCTGCTCTATGCGGCCGTGACTGTCCTAGCGCCGGGCGACGAGGTTATCATTATTCGCCCCTGGCGGCCGATATTGCTGTCCCAGGTCGTTCTCGCTGGTGCAGCACCAGTGTTCGTTGATGCTCGCTGCCCGAGATATATTCCCGATATCAGTGCAATCCGAGTTGCTGTCACACCGCAGACGAAAGCTATAATAATCAATTCGCCAAATAACCCGACCGGCGCAGTCTACAATCGAACGATACTACAAGATATCGGCGAACTCGCTATCGAACGCCAGATATGGATCATTTCCGATGAGTGCTACTCGGGACTGGTATTCACTGGTTTTCGTCACCACGAGTCGATCGTCATGGCGCACCCCCGGGTACGTTCGCGGACGATCATAGTCAAGTCGTTTTCAAGGGAGTTGATGATAACCGGCTGGCGCTTGGGCTATTTCGCCGCGCCCGCGCAGCTCGTTTCCGCGGTAAGAAAGCTTCAGAGCCATGCAATCGCAACTCCGAATGTAATCGCGCAGCAGGCGATCCTGCACCACCTTCAAGCCAGCGATGGCAGCTTTGAGGAGCAGATCTATCAGCGTCTTGTCGACGCTCGCAACATAGGTCTTCACATCCTTTCTGATCTACGCGATGTAACTCCATCCCGCGCCGATGGTTCGTTCTGTTTTTATCTCAATCTGAGTCGGCTTTTGTCTGCTTTGCGGACTGAAGGCTCAGTGCGATCTGCCGATGACATCGCACGAGTGCTCCTCGAAGAAGCTAATGTAGGATGTGTTCCAGGCGACGCTTTCGGCGACGCGAACGGCCTACGTCTCTCCTTCGGTGCTCCACCGGAGCTATTGGAGATGGGGCTCAAACGCATCGTCGAGGCGCTCAACGGTCTAAGGCGCGGGCAGCCAGGGACCTAACCGCATCAGAAATGAAGGAATTTGAGCTGAGTGTCCGTCGTTCACCTCATCCATTGCCGCTAAGCGGCGGATAGGGCTTTCGATATCTTGTTAACGGCGAGATTGCTCTATTTCAAAATTAAGCCCTAGCGATGCCGCCACTTCTGGCGATCAATCTCCTGATCTGGTCCGTGATAAGGGCATCGCTGTGAGTCTCACTCAAGAGTCGAGCTCAAAACGTCTAACGTGGGCCAGTCATAAACTGCAAAATCGAACTCGATCCGAACCATAAGAGTCCTTACTAGCGGCGGCGGCTTGTTCCAACGGGGAGCGCAGAGGAAGCTCTGGTGCGGCATAAGCCACGCTCGTTCAACATGGATGGCAATGTAGGGTTAAGCGGTCCTCTGGTTTGCTGCGGCCACAGACAGGTGCAGCAGGACAATCGGCGACGACAGGATCTTCGAGTGCGGACGGCAAGTGAGCTTGTTCGCTTACGATCCGTACATGGTCGGTCGCTGGCGGGGGTTAATCGTGAATCAGGTCTGCCGTCAATTTGAACTGTCACTGCCAGCGCGGCCCAGACGTGCTTTCGTTCATCGGCAGGAGGGATGCTGACCAAGGGACGTTGTCGGTCACCGAGGCGCCGCGTTCGTTCTCGATCCGATCGATGGTACTACCGAAGCACCGAAGCGCGCGAACCCGCCACCTCAACACCATCGCCGAGCGCGCTATGCGAACTTCATTCGTATCAGGTGTCATCCTCTGAGGTCGGGGATCCAGGATGCCCACTCGCACCCTGCTAAGCTCATAGGCCGTTGGTCCTGCGACTGCTGCACCCGAAAAGCAGCCGTACTCTTTTCGGACTCGGATATGCGTCAAGCCATTCCGAACACATCCGCTTACTACAGCGCGTGGATTGTGCTGATCCCGGCCAAAACAGTTGGCGTTTCCCTTGGCAAGCGAGGCCACGTGCGTATTGCGTTGCACTGTCAGATTGCGGCCATGCCGCAACTCTAAGTGATCACGTTGGTGTACTCGTGCCGCCTTACAAAAACTAATCGCTCGCGCCAACTGCGACACAAGTCAAATCCTGGCGGCTGGATGAGGGCGACGCTCAGGGAGGCTGCATTCGTCGCCGGAGCCGCTCTACCGAGTATTACTCAAATTGCGTTGTGCGCCCTCTAGAACAGGCTATTATAGCGCGACAATCTGGTTGGGAAGCACTGTCACTGATTGTCGCGCCGCACGGTTATCGAGCTTTGGTCCACAGTATGCCGTCGCCCCATACGTGCTCGACGCGTCCCCACTCGCAGGCTGCTGCGACATGCGGGAAGAACCCACGTCCATGGTGGTTTGCACTCGTATTGCAAAGCAGCGGAATGCCTGTGAGCTTTTCGTATTCGACGAGAAGCTCGGCGACTTTGTGCTGAGAGGTCCTGCAAATCGTCTGCAATCGCGCCGATCCATCGAGATGTACAACAGCGGGGATTTTGTCCCGCCATTCTGGTCGTGTCTGGTGATCGAAAAGCATGTAAGGGTCCGGTGTTCCGGGACTAAATATATCCGGCGCACGATCCTCTAGGCATATCGGAGCCACTGGCCGGAAGTGTTCGCGAAGTTTGATGTCGTTGAGATAATCCTTCATTCGCGGCGAGGTCGCGGGGGCGAGAATGCTTCTGCTACCCAACGCCCGAGGCCCAAGCTCGGCGCGGCCGGTAAGAAAAATCACGGGCTTGTTGCCGGCAAGAATGGTCGCAAGTTCATGCAGACTACACGGCGCGGCCTTCCATTCGGGGGGTACATCTCGACGTTGCAAGGCTGGACCACTATATACCGACCATTCCAACGGCGAGAAGCCTTTTTCCACCACCATTGCGCAGCAAGCGGCACCGATTGCCGAGCCACTGTCATTCGGAAACGGGGGCACCCAGACGGCATCGAACAGGCCTGTCGCACGTAGTGCGCTGTTCCATTTGATATTGAGACCGCAGCCACCTGCTACGCACAGATTGCGCGCCCCAAGATATGAATGCCGCTGCAAAGCAAGCGCCATTTTGCGGACGAGGAGACGCTCGAGGAAGCAATGAAACGATGCCAGCACATCTTCGGGGGCCCTGGCCTTTAGGTGGCGCGCGCTGGCGTCGAAGAAGTCATGCACAGCCGCAAGCGCGGACTCCATGCTCTCAATGTCTGTACGGAAACTGGCAAGTTTCGTGTCGGCCGCAAAGCGCTCCTGGTAGAGTTCCTCAAAGACCGTGACAATGTTTTCAATGACAGACCCGAGCGCGATATACGCCATCAGCTTGCCGGCTACACCCAGGTTAAGCTTGCCGGCACCGCCCGGGTCCACCTTGCCGGGGCCACCCAGGTCCCAGTTAGCGCGGTTCGCCTGCTTATACGGTCCAAAATGAAGTCCCGCGGCGGCATAGACATGCCCAATCACCGGGAACAGGCATTCGATGAACTGAGCGCCTCGATGTTCTACGTGATAAAGACGTGGAAAGGTGCCGCCGTCCCACACGAGGCAGAAGGCGGGCTGTCCAGCTTTGGCAAAGGGGCTGGTGCAGTATGCGGAGGCTACATGGCCTGTGACGTGCGGATAGCTTCTATAAGGGAAATCGCTGCCATCGAGCCTAAGACCAGAGCCATCGCACGAGGTGAGAAGGCCGTCGGCATGGCGTTCAACATAGGGCGCCCCTTTGAGAGTGATCGGTGTCGTCCCGCTGAGAACCTGGAACTGCGACTCCGCCACCCCCGCCCAGCCATCGATGACGAACTGATCAACTTCTTGCGGATCCAGACCGTGTTCGGTCAAAGCGACGACGATTGCATCGAGGTTGTCGATTGTTTGATACCGCGGATTGTTGCTCCGTTTCTCCTGCTCGATACAAAAGATAAGCCGTCCGTCCTCAACAAGAGCAATCCCGCCGTCATGTGTCAGCTTGATACCGCAGATGCGCATAGTGCCTCCTTGTCTGATGCCGGCAATTCGATTGACAAAGACCGAATCGAACTTAGAAAGATGCGAATAGGAAATCGTCGTGGATCGATTCTGGCACCGCTCGCGCTCGACGTCGGTCTAAGGTTGCATTCCACATACCCACGACCGTCTCGGCACTAGCAGCGTGACCCCAGCGCGGCGATCCGATTACTAGATGCCGCACGTAGCGCAGTGCACGATCTAGACCAATGCAAATCGCAGGAATCCCTCGCGGTTTCTCGGCCGACTCTCGCGTTCGCAAACTGCTTGGCGGGTTCCTGACATCAGACGAGTGTGTTTTCGGACAGAAGCATGCGCTACGCCAATTGGGAGGTGCTATCCGACCTACCGCCGCGAACTGGACTCGGCGGTCGGTTTGGCTTCTCCGGTCAACAGCGGAAGTACCGCAACACGCAGATCATTGATGCATCGATCATCGAGAGCTACCGCGTGCAGGCCAAGCGGACGAAGGAATTTGGCCGACTCGGCGCGATGTTGACGTCGACGGGCGGCTCGAGGTGCGCAGCCTCTCCAAATTTATTGTCGTCGTCGGCGCACCTGTCGAGGCCTTGCGTGACGTGTCGCTCATGGCCAGCGAATTCGTTGTACAGCCTGGCCTTGAAGTCCGTAAAGAGCCAGGGCCTCAATCTAACGTTGTTGTCGAGAAAGCTTGGCGATCGTCGATCAAGTAGCTAGACGGCCCGCAGCTTGTAACTCCAACACAAAGACTTCGAGCCGCCGTATCGCGCGGCAGCGAGGCACGGGAATTGCCAAGCCGCTCCAGCCAGCAAATCACCTCTATCGCCATTTTTCCACCATTGTGAACCCATTCATATTTCTGAGATCAACATTTTAGTGGTCTCACGTGCGCGAGCGAAGACCGCCGACTAGATAGGCATGTTGGTCGCGGGAAAGTTCGGTTGACTCTTTAGTACTTTTCAAATCCCACCATTTTCATGGTCCAGCGGCTGACACCCCCCTTGTCGTCGCGATGAATGAACATCTTCCTGATTGTAGTCTCGAGGTTTCTACGCTCGATCGCGGGCAGGAACGGAATGTCGAGCCGACGTGTCTGAGCGAATTTCTCAACTACGGTCTCAGTTGAATTGCAGGAAGGCAATCGTGCGGCAATCCCGTGCGTGGTATGTAGATCCTCGATAAAGTAGAAACCGCCAGGCTCGACGATGGGAAACAGCTTCGCTAGAGCAAGCTGCTGGTGATAAGCTGCGTGCGAAGCGTCATCAATGATGATCCTTACGGGCGGGAGCGAGTTCGCTAGGCGTTCCAGGGCTACCGTATCGCCCATGTCAAGGCGCTCGAAACGGAACCGGTCCATCTTAAAGGCGCTGAAATCGGCAACGTCGCATCCGATGATCTCGGCTTTGGGAAAGAACTCCAGCCACATCTTAATAGACGGAATGTCGTCAACCTTGCGACCGACCACTACATCGGGATCGAGAGAGCCGTTTCCGTGTTGTAATCCAATCTCGACCATCGTGAAAGGTTGCTGGCGGAATTCTTCGAACAGAAAAGAGTAGAAGCTGGTGTAGCCGTGGGCGTCGCCTACCTCATTCCCCTTGTCGGTTCCGAGGGCATTAGCTCGCTTGGTCAA carries:
- the nodU gene encoding nodulation protein NodU; this translates as MRICGIKLTHDGGIALVEDGRLIFCIEQEKRSNNPRYQTIDNLDAIVVALTEHGLDPQEVDQFVIDGWAGVAESQFQVLSGTTPITLKGAPYVERHADGLLTSCDGSGLRLDGSDFPYRSYPHVTGHVASAYCTSPFAKAGQPAFCLVWDGGTFPRLYHVEHRGAQFIECLFPVIGHVYAAAGLHFGPYKQANRANWDLGGPGKVDPGGAGKLNLGVAGKLMAYIALGSVIENIVTVFEELYQERFAADTKLASFRTDIESMESALAAVHDFFDASARHLKARAPEDVLASFHCFLERLLVRKMALALQRHSYLGARNLCVAGGCGLNIKWNSALRATGLFDAVWVPPFPNDSGSAIGAACCAMVVEKGFSPLEWSVYSGPALQRRDVPPEWKAAPCSLHELATILAGNKPVIFLTGRAELGPRALGSRSILAPATSPRMKDYLNDIKLREHFRPVAPICLEDRAPDIFSPGTPDPYMLFDHQTRPEWRDKIPAVVHLDGSARLQTICRTSQHKVAELLVEYEKLTGIPLLCNTSANHHGRGFFPHVAAACEWGRVEHVWGDGILWTKAR
- a CDS encoding pyridoxal phosphate-dependent aminotransferase; amino-acid sequence: MPSRPMSFLSRSRKAGHDLATVAVIGRRFIDLATDEIVVEPSSSVCEGAMAAVNAEANRYVDLIGLTPLRRAVAEKLSVETRVGWSAEEIVITTGAQQALLYAAVTVLAPGDEVIIIRPWRPILLSQVVLAGAAPVFVDARCPRYIPDISAIRVAVTPQTKAIIINSPNNPTGAVYNRTILQDIGELAIERQIWIISDECYSGLVFTGFRHHESIVMAHPRVRSRTIIVKSFSRELMITGWRLGYFAAPAQLVSAVRKLQSHAIATPNVIAQQAILHHLQASDGSFEEQIYQRLVDARNIGLHILSDLRDVTPSRADGSFCFYLNLSRLLSALRTEGSVRSADDIARVLLEEANVGCVPGDAFGDANGLRLSFGAPPELLEMGLKRIVEALNGLRRGQPGT